From Ureaplasma urealyticum serovar 8 str. ATCC 27618:
ATAAATGTTTCGTATTAATACTAATTTTATTTGTGTTTAAATCAATCTTGGTAGGAATAAAATGATCTTTATTGTTTTCATCAATGAAATGCGCATCATATTCATGATCAATTAAAACTTTTTGATTATTATGAATATCAACAATCAAATTTCCTAGATCATCATAATTGTAAGCATTTAATTGTTGTAATTTATTTACATCAATTTTCTCTAGTAATTTATCTTTTTTATCTAAATCATTAACGTTAACAATCGCTTGATTGTTAGTATTCGTAATTTTAGTTAACGTATAAGTATGGTTATTTGGTAGTAGTTGATCATCTTTAGTTTTTAAAATTACCTCTTGCTGATCATTTAATTTTGCATTTAATTGATAAAGTTGGTGATTTTCATCCTCAAAAGTTACAACAATAGACTGATTAGCTAGATCAGGATTTAAAAGTTTAATCTTAAAATTCTTATCTTCTAAAGCTTTAACGTTTGCAGCTGGTTTACTAAATTTTTGTTTTTGATTACTTGCAAGCTCATAATTATTTAAAACACTAGTCTTAGGCTCTTCTAAATTAACAATTTCTTTTAGTTGGTATGTGTGATTTTGATTTAAGTCAGAAGTATTAATTAGAATTTTACCATTAGAGTCAACGTTTGTTAACACTTTATGTTCAGTATTATTTTCATCAACAAAAACAGCTTCAACTTGGTCATTTGCAAACTGTTCTGGGTCTACTTTAGCATTGAAAATTAAATTACCATTTTTGTCATAATTGTATGGATTATTTAAGTGGCTAGTATTTAATTTATTAATTGTTTTAGCACTTTCATATACTTGCTTTAGGTTAGCAACACGTTTATTTGGTGAAGTGTTACTAATACCAATATCATCTAACTTGTATAAATGCCCATCTTTTAATTCATTTAAATCAATAACAATTTCACCATCACTATTAACTTTGGCCAAAAGTTTTGTTTTTTCATGATTTTCATTCTTGAAGGTGATTGTTAATGATTGATTTTGTAAACTTGGATCAACTTGAATATGAAATAATTTTTGTGAGTTATTTTCATCAACTTCAATTTTTGTTTTTATTGGATTATAAATGATATTTTGATGAGCAAAAGATAGTTTATTTGGTTTTAAAAGATCGTTGTCATTTTCATCGGTAACTTTAATTAACTTATATTGATGGTGATTATCCATCTTTTTTACAGGTAAACGTGCAAGTCCGTTTTTATCAACTACCACTTTTAAAGTATGTATTTGATGATTTTCATCTTCAAATAAGCTTTGGATTGTTTTATTGGCCAAATTTCGTGAAACACGAACATTAACAATTACGTTTCCCTCTTCGTCAAAACTACGTGTTTTATCAACACTTCGAATAGAAGGGTCAATTTCTTCTAAATTTACAACTTTCGTGTTTTTACTATCTTCTTTTAAAGTTAAACTATTTAATTTATAAAAATTTCCTAAAGGTAATTTTTTAGTATCAACTATTACATTTCCTTCTTTATCAACTTGAACATCAAACGCATATTCAGCATTATTTTGATTAACAAAGTGGGCAACTAATCATTTGCTATTTAGTTCATGATTCAATTTAATTTGAAAAAATTTATCAGCATTTTTATCAATACCAGAATAGAAAATATTAGGACGATTAACAATAATTTTTTGTTGTCACACTAATTGATCGTTACTTATTAGTATGTCGCCTTTTTCATTGGCAATTCGATCTAGCGTTCAAGAATTATTAGAATCTAAATTTGATGTATCAATTAAACCAATTTGTTTATCTTTTGTAACTAAAATTAGCTTTTCTTTACCAATTTTATCTTTAAAAATTGCATAAATTTTTTGGTTAGAATCGCTATCTTTTGCAAATAATCGAACCTTAATGATTAAATTACCATCTTTTGTATACTCATAATATTTATCAAAATATTGACTAGAATGCTTATTTGCTGAGCGCAATACAATTCCTGTAATAACACCAGCCCAAACTAACGCACTAATTGTAAGTCCTGTAGCTATTTTAGCATTACGCTTTTTATCTTTATTGTTCATATAATCACTACCCATTTCTTTAATAAAGGAGTTATGTATCTTGAGATACAAAACAGTTATCAACTTACAACTTTTTTTGTGTAAATTAATAAACTACACAAATTATAATACTTATTACCTTATATTTAATAAAAAAATTGTCTTTATAGCATTTAGAAAATACTTTTTAGTATAATTAAATTTAATAATAAAATTTACAAACAGGTTTAATTATGAAAAAAAATACACGCAAGAAATTTTTACAATTATTTTCTCTTATTGCATTAATTCCTTTAAGTTCATTTATTGTAATGTGTTCAAAAGCTAAAACGCAAGAGATTAAGGAACAAAGTAAAATTAAAGCTAGATCTATAAGATTTATGGATAAAGATTTAACGTCAATTAACATTCAATTTTATTTTGATAAAATTGATATAGATGACATTTTGGTTAAAAAATTTAATATTGAATTAGAAGATGATAAAAAAAATAAAATTAATATTGATGTTAATCCAATCTACAATAAAAAATTACAATTATTAAGCTTTAAATTAGAAAACTTAAAACCCAACACCACATATAAAATTACAAAATTTAGTATTACAAATAAAATTGCCGATTTAACAAAAGTTGATAATTTATCATTTAATACCAGCCCAGAAAATAATCTTCCAAATCTACCAAATTTACCTAACGATCCAAACATTAAAATTGAAGATATTAAAACTAATGAGGTTAATAATAATTCAATAAAGATAACCCTAAATATTAATATAGAAAATAACAACAATTTGGAAAATAAATATGTTCGGTTAGTTTATAAAGATAATGAAAATAAATTAAAATTATCCAATATTTTAAAAATTAATGATCTTAAAAAGCAAAATTTTATTTTAGAAGACTTAACATCTAATCGTAAATATTCTTTTGAAGAACTAATTATAGGTGAAAGTAATGATTTAAATTTAAATAACGCTCAAACTAAAATATCTACTAATCAAAAACAAAAATTTAGTTTCGTTACACTTCCAAATCCTGTTAAAATAACAGCTATTGAAATCGATTCGAAATTCGATAATAACCCAAGTAGTTTAATTACTTTGAAATTTAAAGACAATGAAAATAATTTAAAAGAGAATGATATATTAAAAATTAAATATAAAAAAGCTGGTCCCAACCAAGTTGTGTTTGAAAAAAGTGTGCGATTGGCAAATAATCTCGAAGTGTTATTTGAAATTGAAAATATCAAAAAAAATGAGCAATACGAAATTATAAGTATAGAATCAAACAGTAAGCATGGTTACAACGTTAATCCAAGCGTGTTTAATTTTTCTTCTAATAGTCTACGTATTTTTAGTATTAAAGATTAATATTAAATGTAAAAGATTATTTAGTTAAAAAATCAATATTCTACAAAAAATATTAATTTAGAGTTTTTAAAATCTTGTGTAAAACACAATTCCTTTTTAATAAATCTTTAATATTTAGTTCGCCTTTATAAAATAGGTGAACTTTTTATTTTCAAGTTTATTATATTCAATTTTTAATTTTAAAAATAATTTTGTTTTAAGATTAAAATAAACAATCAAGAAATAAAATATCTAATTCATTAATAATTTGATCCCAATTAGCGCATCTACTTGTCCATATTTTAGTGATGTTCAAATTGCTAAATGCAATGATTTAACAATTGATTCGTCGCTCTTAAAAATAGGTTTATTTTTTATAAATTTGTGATATGAACGATTTAAACTTTTGATAGCATTGTTGTATATATAATTTTACACAACGGTTTGGAATAATTAAACATCGTAGCTACAAAGTTTAAATTTCATTTTCATACTTTTATAGCACTTTGATATTCTTGAATTTATTTTTGTCCAAATAACTCAAGATTTTCTTGTGCTTCTTCTAGATTAATAGCACCATAAATTGTTTTTAAATCCAAACAAAATTCTTTGTAGTATTTATATGAAACGTTTTTAATGTTGTTGCGAATCAAATGAACAATACATCTTTGTTGAATGATTTTTGAAAAAGGCACTTTAATCGCTTCATCAATACCACTTAAATCAATCTGAACATAATATTAAAATCGTTAACACCGCGGTTTTTAAGGTCATTTAGCACGTCTAATCAATATTTAGCTGATTCATTTTGACCAATTCAAATGTCTAAAAATCTTTTTTGCCTTCAAGATTTGCATCCAACTTAACATAAGTTACTTTTTAATTACTTCTATTATGTCTTTGACATATAAAGTGAATTGTATCGATAAAAACAAATACTATAAATGCTTTCAAGAGAACGGCGTTGTCATTGGTTAGTTAAATCAAGAACAGCATTTTATTTCTTTTCATATAAAAAAGCCTTTCTTGGTAATTATGATTTTACTAGAAGGCTTTTTGGTTTTACACAAAGTTTTGTAAACTCTATATTAATTTTTTGTTGTAATTCTAAAATAAATTATTGTTGTATATTGGTTGTAAATGAATAATCACCTATAGTTGGATTTGTTTTTTTCGTTTTATTTCTATTATAAATTTCATTGTTATTATCGTCATGATTCCATTTAAAAGTTAAATAATCTGGTTGTTCGTTAAATCAAATACGATTAATATAATATTTTGTATTTGGTTCTAAATTATTAATTTTATTATCAGATATTAATCATGATGTTAAACCTAATTGTGATTCTTTGTCAAAGTTGGTTTTAATAGTTCCATCAATATTTTTGTCTGTTTTTGAAAGTGCAATTTGATAAGGTCCTTTGATATTACCTTTTTCATCAATTAATTCTACATTTGCAACTAAACCATCACGAAAACCTTGGTCGTTTGAAAATAACTCTAAATTAAGATTTACTTGTGTTGAAGAAATGTTTTTAATATACTTGTTATTTTTATTTTCATTAAAATCATTTGCACTAGTCAAAATAGAGTTTTGACTACCATGGCAACAAAACTCTAATCCTTTATCGCTTTGGTTAAAAATTGTCCAAGTGTTATTATCATTTAAAATTTCTACTCGTTTAAGTTTGTAAGCACGATTTGCTACTGGTAAAACAACTTTTATGTATAAATGATTTTTAAGTTTAAATAAAAATTTATCTTTATAGTTTTTTTGATCATTATCACCAATATCATCGGTTTGAGCCATAAATTATTTTTCTTTGCCATTCGCTGTTTTATATAAAAAAACAAAACGTGCTTTTTTATTTACTAATCAAGGATAATCAATGCTCATAACAAACAATTTAACTTCACAAATTGGACGCTTAGTTTGTGGATCAACATCAATTGTAGTTTTAGGATATGATTCCATAGACATTATAGATAAAGGATTTTGTAATTCAAATTGATAATCAATTTTATTTAATTTATTATTTTCATTTAAAACATCTTGATTATTTTTATCTAAATAATATACACTATCTAATTGATATAGTGTATTAGTTTTAATTTCATCAAATTTTAAATTAAATTCAATTATTCATTTATTTACTTCATTTTTAACAGGATTGCAACTAACTACATTAGTTTTGATGATATTATTTTTTTCATCTTTAAAAGTTGCAATAAATAAAAGATTTTTAATAATATTAGAATTAGCTTTTAGTTCAACCTTTAATTTAATTTCATTTTCATTTTTTCGTTGGAAATAATCTTTTTTATTTTTTAATGGAAATAGTTTAATTAGGATTATTGTAATTACAAAAACTTAACGAATATTTTAGTGGATCAAGGTTTTTATTAATTCTAAAATCATTCGATTTTATTTTAATTTTTAATTTATTGTAAATTGGATCGTATACACTATTCTGAATATATGCAATATAAGGAATTTTAAAACTAGCTTTGCTATTAGATTTTGATAATAATTCAATTTTTGTTTGATCGTCATTAATTATAGTAATGGCTTTAATTGAATATTTATGTCCTTTCAA
This genomic window contains:
- a CDS encoding DUF1410 domain-containing protein, translated to MKKNTRKKFLQLFSLIALIPLSSFIVMCSKAKTQEIKEQSKIKARSIRFMDKDLTSINIQFYFDKIDIDDILVKKFNIELEDDKKNKINIDVNPIYNKKLQLLSFKLENLKPNTTYKITKFSITNKIADLTKVDNLSFNTSPENNLPNLPNLPNDPNIKIEDIKTNEVNNNSIKITLNINIENNNNLENKYVRLVYKDNENKLKLSNILKINDLKKQNFILEDLTSNRKYSFEELIIGESNDLNLNNAQTKISTNQKQKFSFVTLPNPVKITAIEIDSKFDNNPSSLITLKFKDNENNLKENDILKIKYKKAGPNQVVFEKSVRLANNLEVLFEIENIKKNEQYEIISIESNSKHGYNVNPSVFNFSSNSLRIFSIKD
- a CDS encoding transposase, coding for MDLSGIDEAIKVPFSKIIQQRCIVHLIRNNIKNVSYKYYKEFCLDLKTIYGAINLEEAQENLELFGQK